The following are encoded in a window of Gemmatimonadales bacterium genomic DNA:
- the lon gene encoding endopeptidase La, whose protein sequence is MTERLTIPVLPLRDVVLFPGVTAPIGAGRPGTLRAIEAALATPEKLVFAVSQRENVEQVSPENLYTIGTIAKIGQLQRGLAGMQLLLHGERRGIAMHVVEKDGYLQAVVRDAEELAPLDPEDPAFLALHREARSRAAELGQKSGLPEEVIQQVLAGVHDAARFSDLVSGYVDITPVQRQTLLETLSVEDRLRRLLVHIQRQIGLVDAQEDIKSQVQEELGERQREMFLREQLKTIRRELGEDDESDDLEELRTKLAALELPDAARREVDRELGRLGRIARESMESQVIRTYLETILELPWSARSDEHLDLAEAQRILDEDHYALGDVKDRVLEFLAVRQLRGSETRVREEAGQGGSGAGADGPAAPLTTAPPRGDAAKGPILLFVGPPGVGKTSVAKSIARAMGREYIRISLGGARDEADIRGHRRTYVGAMTGRILNGMRQAGTRNPVFLLDEVDKLSVSFQGDPAAALLEVLDPAQNDSFVDHYLGVPFDLSEVLFIATANFPQNIPAPLLDRMETVEFSGYTEREKVVIARNFLIPRQLKENGLSSEQIELTDGALQEVISSYTREAGVRQLERELGKLSRKVARRIAAKEVERITVDQKVVDDLLGRPRVFPEHAAREDQVGVATGMYYSSTGGDIMFVEASTMRGKGELTLTGQLGDVMKESARAAWTYARSHAAGLHIKEDMFDRDLHIHVPAGAIPKDGPSAGVTMATALVSAMSGRPVRNDIAMTGEITLRGHVLPIGGVKEKVLGAVRAGITKIVLPRKNEPDLEDLPEEVRKLLEVYPVDSLGEVLALTLRGASLREGRLLFGDENPRDVAPLVERFAH, encoded by the coding sequence ATGACCGAACGCCTGACCATTCCAGTCCTGCCCCTGCGAGACGTGGTTCTCTTTCCGGGTGTCACCGCGCCCATCGGGGCCGGTCGCCCGGGGACGCTGCGCGCCATCGAAGCCGCCCTGGCGACACCCGAGAAGCTGGTCTTTGCCGTGTCCCAGCGCGAGAACGTCGAGCAGGTGAGCCCGGAAAATCTCTACACCATCGGCACGATCGCGAAGATCGGCCAGCTGCAGCGCGGCCTGGCCGGGATGCAGCTGCTCCTGCACGGCGAACGACGCGGCATCGCCATGCACGTGGTCGAGAAGGACGGCTACCTCCAGGCGGTTGTGCGGGACGCCGAGGAACTTGCCCCGCTCGATCCGGAAGATCCGGCGTTCCTGGCGCTGCATCGCGAGGCGCGCAGCCGTGCCGCCGAATTGGGCCAGAAGTCCGGCCTGCCGGAGGAGGTCATTCAGCAGGTGCTCGCCGGCGTCCACGACGCGGCGCGGTTCTCCGACCTCGTGTCCGGCTACGTCGATATCACCCCCGTTCAGCGCCAGACCCTGCTGGAGACGCTCTCGGTCGAGGATCGTCTCCGCCGCCTGCTCGTCCACATCCAGCGCCAGATCGGCCTGGTCGACGCGCAGGAGGACATCAAGTCGCAGGTGCAGGAAGAGCTCGGCGAGCGCCAGCGGGAGATGTTCCTTCGCGAGCAGCTGAAGACCATCCGCCGCGAACTTGGCGAGGACGACGAGTCCGACGACCTCGAGGAGCTGCGCACCAAGCTTGCCGCCCTGGAGCTGCCCGACGCCGCCCGGCGCGAGGTCGACCGCGAGCTCGGCCGGCTCGGCCGCATTGCCCGGGAGTCGATGGAGTCCCAGGTCATCCGGACCTACCTCGAGACGATTCTGGAGCTGCCCTGGTCGGCTCGCAGCGACGAGCACCTCGACCTCGCCGAGGCCCAGCGCATCCTCGACGAAGACCACTACGCCCTCGGCGATGTGAAGGACCGGGTACTGGAATTCCTCGCTGTCCGGCAGTTGCGCGGCAGTGAGACCCGCGTACGCGAGGAGGCGGGGCAGGGGGGCAGCGGGGCGGGCGCGGACGGCCCCGCCGCCCCGCTGACAACGGCCCCGCCTCGCGGCGACGCCGCGAAAGGCCCCATCCTCCTCTTCGTCGGGCCGCCGGGCGTCGGCAAGACCTCCGTGGCCAAGTCGATCGCCCGTGCCATGGGTCGCGAGTACATCCGCATCTCCCTCGGCGGCGCGCGGGACGAGGCCGACATCCGCGGCCACCGGCGCACCTACGTCGGGGCCATGACGGGGCGCATTCTCAACGGCATGCGGCAAGCCGGCACCCGGAACCCGGTCTTCCTCCTCGACGAAGTCGACAAGCTGAGCGTCTCGTTCCAGGGCGATCCGGCGGCCGCGCTCCTCGAGGTCCTCGATCCCGCGCAGAACGACTCGTTCGTCGATCACTATCTCGGCGTGCCGTTCGACCTGAGCGAGGTGCTCTTCATCGCCACGGCCAACTTCCCGCAGAACATCCCGGCGCCGCTGCTCGACCGGATGGAGACGGTGGAGTTCAGCGGGTACACCGAGCGGGAAAAGGTCGTCATCGCGCGCAACTTCCTGATCCCGCGCCAGCTGAAGGAGAACGGGCTCTCGAGCGAGCAGATCGAGCTCACCGACGGCGCCCTGCAGGAAGTCATCTCGAGCTACACCCGCGAGGCGGGCGTCCGGCAGCTGGAGCGTGAACTCGGGAAACTCTCCCGGAAGGTGGCGCGCCGGATTGCCGCGAAGGAAGTCGAGCGGATCACGGTGGATCAGAAGGTGGTCGACGACCTGCTCGGCCGTCCCCGGGTGTTCCCCGAGCACGCCGCCCGGGAGGACCAGGTCGGCGTCGCCACAGGGATGTACTACTCGTCCACCGGCGGCGACATCATGTTCGTCGAGGCCTCCACCATGCGCGGCAAGGGGGAACTGACCCTGACCGGGCAACTCGGCGATGTCATGAAGGAGTCGGCGCGTGCCGCGTGGACCTACGCCCGCTCACACGCCGCCGGCCTGCACATCAAGGAGGACATGTTCGACCGGGACCTCCATATCCACGTCCCCGCCGGCGCCATTCCCAAGGACGGGCCGTCCGCCGGCGTCACCATGGCCACCGCGCTTGTGTCGGCGATGTCCGGCCGGCCGGTGCGCAACGACATCGCGATGACGGGCGAGATCACCCTGCGCGGCCACGTGCTGCCGATTGGCGGTGTGAAGGAGAAGGTCCTGGGGGCGGTTCGGGCGGGCATCACGAAAATCGTCCTGCCCCGCAAGAACGAACCGGATCTTGAGGATCTGCCGGAGGAAGTGCGGAAGTTGCTCGAGGTGTATCCGGTCGACAGCCTCGGGGAGGTCCTGGCGCTGACGCTGCGTGGGGCGTCGCTGCGCGAAGGACGCCTGCTCTTCGGCGACGAGAACCCGCGCGATGTCGCCCCGCTGGTGGAGCGGTTCGCGCACTAG
- a CDS encoding Hpt domain-containing protein → MSDPVAEALRQLRREYHAESPARIAELQRGLAALAAGEDGAETDLTVLFHRLAGSGGAYGFPQVSTTARELERLLRSEPHWTPARLAEVQAGIQEIADAFNGGSAP, encoded by the coding sequence GTGAGCGATCCGGTGGCGGAAGCACTCAGGCAATTGCGGCGGGAGTACCACGCGGAAAGCCCGGCGCGCATCGCCGAGCTGCAGCGGGGACTGGCCGCACTCGCGGCGGGGGAGGATGGGGCGGAAACCGACCTGACGGTGCTCTTCCACCGCCTGGCCGGATCGGGCGGGGCCTACGGATTTCCCCAGGTGAGCACCACGGCGCGGGAACTCGAGCGTCTGCTCCGGAGCGAACCCCACTGGACCCCCGCCCGGCTGGCGGAAGTCCAGGCAGGGATCCAGGAGATTGCGGACGCCTTCAACGGCGGGAGCGCGCCGTAG
- a CDS encoding helix-turn-helix domain-containing protein, with amino-acid sequence MRTLNLTPFGFTPTESLVYQVLLTTGPGTGYGIARAASLARANAYSALEGLVSKGAARVDGTRPKRYRPEAPTALVARIASEHGQALDALREHLEEITVPDSPTLVEIESARGSLQLIAHDVGRATDSVRLLAPADAYPILTPALRKAAASGVALDLRSLEPVELPFATVTAAHPGHKWPGQPLVAVVDDKSAVMAARVGAEVLGHWSTAPAFVAAAVLAFERFGTAP; translated from the coding sequence ATGCGCACCCTCAATCTGACGCCGTTCGGCTTCACGCCAACGGAGAGCCTCGTCTACCAGGTCCTCCTAACAACAGGCCCGGGAACAGGATACGGAATTGCCCGGGCGGCGAGCCTGGCGCGGGCCAACGCCTACAGCGCGCTCGAGGGCCTGGTGAGCAAGGGGGCGGCCCGGGTGGATGGCACGCGGCCGAAACGGTACCGCCCTGAGGCCCCCACGGCGCTCGTCGCCCGAATCGCAAGTGAGCATGGACAGGCACTCGACGCCCTCCGGGAGCACCTCGAGGAGATCACCGTCCCGGACTCACCCACCCTTGTCGAGATCGAGTCGGCGCGCGGGTCGTTGCAGCTGATTGCCCACGACGTCGGTCGCGCCACTGATTCAGTGCGGCTGCTCGCCCCGGCGGACGCCTACCCGATCCTGACGCCGGCGCTCCGGAAGGCGGCAGCCTCGGGGGTGGCGCTCGACCTCCGCTCCCTCGAGCCGGTGGAGCTGCCCTTCGCAACGGTCACCGCCGCCCATCCGGGGCACAAGTGGCCTGGGCAGCCGCTCGTGGCGGTGGTGGACGACAAGAGCGCGGTGATGGCGGCGCGGGTCGGTGCCGAGGTGCTTGGCCACTGGAGCACGGCGCCTGCATTTGTCGCGGCCGCGGTGCTTGCGTTCGAGCGATTCGGGACGGCACCGTGA
- a CDS encoding M20/M25/M40 family metallo-hydrolase, with the protein MRRLTVLLASLFLLPAGAAQAQTAVDKAARAVSADVIRAHIDFLASDALEGRGAGTRGGDLAARYIAAQYIRLGLEPAGDDSTYFFKVPVVSFTPEPTLALGNTALTYATDFVLEPMRWDSLVTIDAPLVFVGHGIVAPEYGWDDYAGVDVKGKVVAVMVNDPGLHDSTTFKGKVLTYYARWTYKYEEAARQGAAGVLLIHTTESATYPWAVVEGSFSGPQVRLETAPTSLLVAGWVQQEPMADAFKAAGKVLSDEMTRAGKKGFVGYELPTRVVASVRAPMTRTATYNVLGRLPGTGGPLAAEVVVLGAHYDHLGIGKPVDGDSIYNGARDNAAGVGEMLAIAEAMNRTDFAGKRSIVFAAFGGEESGLLGSQAMIDRPFMPLRNVAAMLNFDGANLYGRARDIAATGSDQSSLLGAMQAAARLEGLRVTEDSAGMFRGSFFRSDNFPFARAGIPALSFEPGSDFVGKPKDYAQRVKEEYNTQRYHRPQDEWGPWYSLDGAVVETRVGLRTAVYAADASAQPVWDVDSEFRAAGEARVQPTNTK; encoded by the coding sequence ATGCGACGACTGACCGTGCTCCTTGCGTCCCTCTTTCTCCTCCCCGCGGGTGCCGCGCAAGCGCAAACGGCGGTGGACAAGGCCGCGCGAGCGGTGTCGGCCGACGTCATCCGCGCCCACATCGACTTCCTCGCCAGCGACGCCCTCGAAGGACGCGGCGCCGGCACGCGTGGCGGCGACCTGGCCGCGCGCTATATCGCCGCGCAGTACATCCGGCTCGGCCTTGAGCCGGCCGGCGACGACAGCACCTATTTCTTCAAGGTGCCGGTCGTCTCCTTCACGCCGGAGCCGACACTCGCCCTCGGCAACACCGCGCTGACGTACGCGACCGACTTTGTCCTCGAGCCGATGCGGTGGGATTCCCTGGTGACCATCGACGCCCCGCTGGTGTTCGTCGGGCACGGCATCGTGGCGCCGGAGTACGGGTGGGACGACTACGCCGGGGTCGACGTGAAGGGGAAGGTCGTGGCGGTCATGGTCAACGACCCCGGCCTCCACGACTCAACGACATTCAAGGGGAAGGTGCTGACCTACTACGCGCGCTGGACCTACAAGTACGAGGAAGCGGCGCGCCAGGGCGCCGCCGGTGTGCTCCTGATCCACACCACCGAAAGTGCGACCTATCCATGGGCAGTCGTGGAGGGGAGCTTCAGCGGACCCCAGGTCCGTCTGGAGACCGCGCCGACGTCGCTCCTGGTGGCCGGATGGGTCCAGCAGGAACCGATGGCCGACGCCTTCAAGGCGGCGGGGAAGGTGCTGTCCGACGAGATGACCCGGGCGGGAAAGAAGGGGTTCGTCGGCTATGAGCTGCCGACCCGTGTGGTGGCCTCCGTGCGGGCGCCGATGACCCGCACCGCCACCTACAACGTGCTCGGCCGCCTGCCAGGGACCGGCGGACCGCTGGCCGCCGAGGTCGTGGTGCTCGGCGCGCACTATGACCACCTTGGCATCGGCAAGCCGGTCGACGGCGACTCGATCTACAACGGCGCGCGAGACAACGCGGCTGGCGTCGGCGAGATGCTCGCCATCGCGGAGGCGATGAACCGAACGGACTTCGCGGGCAAGCGTTCGATCGTGTTCGCGGCGTTCGGCGGCGAGGAGTCGGGGCTCCTCGGCTCCCAGGCGATGATCGACCGTCCCTTCATGCCCCTCCGCAACGTGGCGGCGATGCTCAATTTCGACGGCGCCAACCTCTACGGCCGCGCGCGGGACATTGCCGCCACCGGCTCCGATCAATCGTCGCTTCTTGGCGCGATGCAAGCCGCCGCGCGCCTGGAGGGCTTGCGGGTCACCGAGGATTCTGCCGGGATGTTCCGGGGCTCCTTCTTCCGATCCGACAACTTCCCCTTTGCGAGGGCGGGCATCCCAGCCCTCTCCTTCGAGCCGGGGAGCGATTTCGTGGGCAAGCCGAAGGACTACGCGCAGCGGGTCAAGGAGGAGTACAACACGCAGCGCTATCATCGACCCCAGGATGAATGGGGCCCCTGGTATTCCCTGGATGGCGCCGTGGTGGAAACCCGGGTCGGCCTCCGCACGGCGGTCTATGCCGCCGACGCCTCGGCACAACCGGTGTGGGATGTGGATTCCGAATTTCGCGCGGCCGGCGAAGCACGCGTCCAACCTACGAATACGAAGTAG
- a CDS encoding aconitase family protein: protein MLESLKSRPITKLPDAITFDGRILYLTVDPALVRSQLDGTDLEWTPAIALRDDISTDEITPAYICYYYDQTLGDFPYLGLKCGEEFPITRGSVRQGGFVASVSGKRRGKGSSREQSPYAELMAGIKLVVAENIERIYRENCQNLGVFTSTDFSVLDRVRRGEPIPLTVFTDGEGGITRGIIEHGGLFQYNVARLQGKVRVPDVTTKQRPMTLAEKVLARRWVTDLSGNRVGVPYVKPGDEGFVRTDIRFSHEYVTPMAAIFWRDFVGADEKVVDPESIFFFRDHLTFLELAMTDARKAEGLLDVALELKKKQEEFSEEQGIKLYGELPRTALNSIVQGSEAICHSKMLERHVLPGQVVIGSDSHTPHSGAVGCVAFGVGTTAIFNSWLTKDVRLKVPASVLIRVNGTKPANVTAKDFMLQILRQPYVKSGRAIGKIVEYAGEAVQALSIDERATMTNMAAEVGAFTGIIAPDAVTVDYLVRERGLPRAEVEAMLDGLFSDPDAEYEEVIDIDASALEPMIALPGDPGNGQFIRELGEQVRLDIAYAGSCTAGKKEDMDMYAAVLREAAEAGERVHPDVRFYIQFGSQDVKRYAEEQGYVQIFEAVGAEIIEPSCGACINAGPGVSYDRKTVTVSAINRNFPGRSGPGQLYLASPYTTAASALAGYITGWEPRASLAGTSPDSR from the coding sequence ATGCTCGAAAGTCTCAAGTCGCGCCCGATCACGAAGCTGCCCGACGCCATCACCTTCGATGGCCGCATCCTGTACCTCACCGTGGACCCGGCGCTCGTCCGGAGCCAGCTCGACGGCACCGACCTCGAGTGGACGCCGGCCATCGCGCTGCGGGACGACATCTCGACCGACGAGATCACCCCGGCCTACATCTGTTACTACTACGACCAGACCCTGGGGGACTTTCCCTACCTTGGCCTCAAGTGCGGGGAGGAGTTTCCGATCACTCGCGGCTCGGTGCGGCAGGGGGGCTTTGTCGCCTCGGTCAGCGGCAAGCGCCGGGGGAAGGGCTCGAGCCGGGAGCAATCCCCCTATGCGGAACTGATGGCCGGAATCAAGCTGGTGGTGGCCGAGAACATCGAGCGGATCTACCGGGAAAACTGCCAGAACCTCGGCGTGTTCACGAGCACCGACTTCTCGGTGCTCGACCGGGTGCGCCGCGGCGAGCCGATTCCGCTGACGGTGTTCACCGACGGGGAAGGAGGCATCACCCGGGGCATCATCGAGCACGGGGGCCTCTTCCAGTACAACGTGGCGCGCCTCCAGGGAAAGGTGCGCGTGCCGGATGTCACCACGAAGCAGCGGCCGATGACGCTCGCCGAAAAGGTGCTCGCTCGCCGCTGGGTGACCGACCTCTCCGGCAATCGCGTCGGCGTGCCGTACGTCAAGCCGGGCGACGAGGGCTTCGTCCGCACCGACATCCGCTTCAGCCACGAGTACGTGACCCCGATGGCCGCCATCTTCTGGCGCGACTTTGTCGGTGCCGACGAGAAGGTGGTGGACCCGGAGTCGATCTTCTTCTTCCGTGACCACCTGACCTTCCTCGAACTGGCAATGACCGACGCCCGCAAGGCGGAGGGGTTGCTCGACGTGGCGCTCGAGTTGAAGAAGAAGCAGGAGGAGTTCTCCGAGGAACAGGGCATCAAGCTCTACGGCGAACTGCCCCGGACGGCGCTGAACAGCATCGTCCAGGGGTCGGAAGCGATCTGCCACTCCAAGATGCTGGAGCGGCACGTGCTGCCGGGCCAGGTGGTCATCGGGAGCGACAGTCACACGCCGCACAGCGGCGCGGTGGGGTGCGTGGCGTTCGGCGTCGGCACCACCGCCATCTTCAACTCCTGGCTGACCAAGGACGTCCGCCTGAAGGTGCCGGCGTCGGTCCTGATCCGCGTCAACGGGACCAAGCCGGCCAACGTGACGGCCAAGGACTTCATGCTGCAGATCCTGCGGCAGCCCTACGTGAAGAGTGGGCGGGCCATCGGGAAGATCGTCGAGTACGCCGGCGAGGCCGTCCAGGCGCTGTCAATCGATGAGCGCGCGACGATGACCAACATGGCGGCCGAGGTGGGGGCGTTTACCGGCATCATCGCGCCGGACGCGGTGACGGTGGACTATCTCGTGCGCGAGCGCGGGCTGCCGCGCGCCGAGGTCGAGGCGATGCTTGACGGCCTCTTCTCCGATCCCGACGCGGAATATGAGGAAGTGATCGACATCGACGCGTCCGCGCTCGAGCCGATGATTGCGCTGCCCGGCGATCCGGGGAATGGCCAGTTCATCCGGGAGCTCGGCGAGCAGGTCAGGCTGGATATCGCGTATGCGGGGAGCTGCACGGCGGGCAAGAAGGAAGACATGGACATGTACGCCGCGGTGTTGCGCGAGGCCGCCGAGGCCGGCGAACGCGTCCATCCCGACGTCCGGTTCTACATCCAGTTCGGCAGCCAGGACGTCAAGCGGTACGCGGAGGAGCAGGGGTACGTGCAGATCTTCGAGGCGGTGGGCGCGGAAATCATCGAACCATCCTGCGGGGCCTGCATCAACGCGGGGCCCGGGGTGAGTTACGACCGCAAGACCGTCACGGTCAGCGCCATCAACCGCAACTTCCCGGGGCGGTCCGGTCCCGGCCAGCTCTACCTGGCCAGCCCCTACACCACGGCGGCGAGCGCGCTCGCCGGTTACATCACCGGCTGGGAGCCCAGGGCCAGTTTGGCGGGCACCAGCCCCGATTCCCGGTAG
- a CDS encoding putative glycoside hydrolase, with product MRGSGIGIIIALSAILGTPAAAQDGRWHRELPASYGVDFLAPLPPLPSHLHSPWPSPPLVRQPDHVRALYVNAWAFGGNRFHELVRLADETEVNALVIDLKDDTGYLTYPSSVPTAIAIGANKELRARDTEARVRELLAHGIYPIARIVVAKDPLLAVGKPAWAIQNVEGGLWRDRRGTAWVDAFNDSVWIYAAQLAAEAVKMGFAEVQFDYVRFPDEPRSRMASAVFPARRAGETTRAGVRRNLTLLRERMQPFDVPVTLDVFGMTTVMTGDMGIGQVWEDLVGLSDVVLPMVYPSHYAPGMYGTQTPNAEPYLVVRRALEDGLKRSALLEKPASIRPYLQAFTLGAPRYTGEHVRAQIQAAADVGIDSWVLWNPRSDYRESGLVPAKLALGSQPVM from the coding sequence GTGCGCGGTTCAGGCATCGGCATCATCATCGCACTGAGTGCAATACTCGGCACCCCTGCCGCCGCCCAGGATGGGCGGTGGCATCGGGAATTGCCGGCCTCCTACGGCGTCGACTTTCTGGCCCCGCTCCCGCCGCTGCCCTCGCATCTCCATTCCCCCTGGCCGAGTCCGCCGCTGGTCCGACAGCCGGACCATGTGCGCGCGTTGTACGTCAACGCCTGGGCCTTCGGGGGCAACCGGTTCCACGAATTGGTCCGACTCGCCGACGAGACCGAGGTCAACGCCCTGGTCATCGACCTGAAGGATGACACCGGCTACCTCACCTACCCCTCCAGCGTGCCGACCGCCATCGCGATCGGTGCCAACAAGGAATTGCGCGCCCGGGACACCGAGGCGCGAGTGCGTGAGTTGCTGGCGCACGGCATCTATCCCATCGCGCGCATCGTGGTCGCGAAGGATCCGCTGCTGGCCGTGGGCAAACCGGCATGGGCCATCCAGAACGTCGAGGGCGGACTCTGGCGCGACCGGCGCGGCACCGCGTGGGTGGACGCCTTCAATGACTCGGTCTGGATCTACGCCGCCCAGCTCGCCGCGGAGGCGGTGAAGATGGGATTTGCGGAGGTGCAGTTCGACTACGTCCGGTTTCCGGACGAGCCCCGGAGCCGGATGGCGAGCGCCGTCTTTCCCGCGCGCCGGGCGGGTGAAACCACGCGCGCGGGGGTGCGGCGCAACCTGACCCTCCTGCGGGAGCGGATGCAGCCCTTCGACGTGCCGGTGACCCTCGATGTCTTCGGGATGACGACGGTCATGACGGGCGACATGGGCATCGGGCAGGTCTGGGAAGATCTGGTGGGATTGTCGGACGTGGTGCTGCCGATGGTGTACCCAAGTCACTATGCGCCGGGAATGTACGGGACCCAGACGCCGAACGCCGAACCGTATCTCGTGGTCCGACGCGCGCTGGAGGACGGGCTGAAGCGGAGTGCCCTGCTCGAGAAGCCGGCCAGCATCCGGCCCTACCTGCAGGCGTTCACCCTCGGCGCGCCCCGATACACCGGCGAGCACGTCCGCGCGCAAATCCAGGCCGCCGCGGACGTGGGGATCGACAGCTGGGTGCTGTGGAACCCCCGCAGCGACTACCGGGAATCGGGGCTGGTGCCCGCCAAACTGGCCCTGGGCTCCCAGCCGGTGATGTAA
- a CDS encoding OmpA family protein, translating to MTIPRFRALALTALLFLLATPLRAQRRQYLLELGAAGAVTSFASVTDLDPGFGGALRIGFWLPMNLGIELEGLASNPKAANGASTNVLTGTASLLYNIRAGESSSLFLKAGIGTTKFNDCPTVSVPGSGPCGTASDLVVGGGFRAALSPTIMLRGGLDYQSVSYTPSFANIVGSLGLAFMVGSRPLIDTDRDGVFDRKDKCPDTPMGAIVNKQGCPSDTDGDGVPDGLDRCPNTPAGATVDAAGCPSDSDKDGVVDGVDQCPDTPAGSQVDATGCPTDADADGVSDGLDRCPATPAGATVDALGCPGDSDNDKVPDGIDQCPTTPAGETVNSFGCPPSATPPPAGAAAAAGAAAAPSAPTPGPWTVPGTAFAPQSSTIGGAALPVLDSVIGVLRADQRLVVEIVGHADDASSEPANIQLSAARADAVRNFLLSKGVSPRQMQARGAGSTESNPDAAPAQNRRTEIRIIGT from the coding sequence ATGACGATTCCCCGCTTTCGCGCCCTGGCGCTCACGGCCCTGCTCTTCCTCCTCGCCACGCCGCTCCGTGCCCAGCGGCGGCAGTACCTCCTGGAACTGGGCGCGGCGGGCGCCGTCACGTCGTTCGCCTCGGTCACCGACCTCGATCCCGGCTTTGGCGGCGCCCTGCGCATCGGGTTCTGGCTGCCGATGAACCTGGGGATCGAGCTCGAAGGCCTGGCCTCCAACCCGAAGGCCGCCAACGGGGCATCCACCAACGTCCTCACCGGCACGGCCTCGCTGCTCTACAATATCCGGGCAGGCGAGTCGAGCTCGCTCTTCCTCAAGGCGGGGATCGGGACGACCAAGTTCAACGACTGTCCCACGGTCTCGGTGCCGGGGTCAGGCCCCTGTGGCACGGCGTCTGACTTGGTCGTCGGCGGCGGATTCCGGGCGGCACTGTCGCCGACGATCATGCTCCGCGGTGGACTCGACTACCAGAGCGTCAGCTACACCCCGTCCTTCGCCAATATTGTCGGGAGCCTGGGCCTGGCCTTCATGGTCGGCAGCCGTCCGCTGATCGACACCGACCGAGATGGCGTGTTCGACCGGAAGGACAAGTGCCCCGATACGCCCATGGGGGCGATCGTCAACAAGCAGGGGTGTCCCTCCGACACCGACGGCGACGGCGTGCCCGACGGACTCGACCGCTGCCCGAACACCCCCGCCGGGGCGACCGTGGATGCCGCCGGCTGCCCCAGCGATTCCGACAAGGACGGCGTGGTGGACGGCGTGGATCAGTGCCCGGACACGCCGGCGGGCTCGCAGGTCGACGCGACTGGCTGCCCCACCGATGCGGATGCCGACGGCGTGTCCGATGGACTCGATCGCTGCCCCGCCACGCCGGCCGGCGCGACGGTGGACGCATTGGGATGTCCCGGCGACTCGGACAACGACAAGGTGCCTGACGGGATCGACCAGTGCCCGACCACCCCGGCGGGCGAGACGGTCAACAGTTTTGGATGCCCCCCCTCAGCCACACCCCCGCCCGCAGGTGCCGCCGCCGCCGCGGGCGCTGCCGCCGCGCCGTCGGCGCCCACGCCGGGGCCCTGGACGGTCCCCGGCACGGCGTTTGCCCCCCAGAGCAGCACCATCGGCGGTGCTGCACTGCCCGTGCTGGACTCGGTGATCGGCGTTCTCAGAGCCGACCAGCGGCTCGTGGTGGAGATCGTCGGCCATGCCGACGACGCCTCCTCCGAGCCGGCCAACATCCAGCTCTCCGCGGCACGCGCCGATGCCGTCAGGAACTTCCTGCTCAGCAAGGGCGTCAGCCCTCGGCAGATGCAGGCGCGCGGCGCAGGTTCTACGGAGTCCAATCCCGACGCGGCTCCCGCCCAGAACCGCCGGACCGAGATCAGGATCATCGGCACCTAG
- a CDS encoding SelT/SelW/SelH family (seleno)protein: MKFTIQFCVVUNYRPRAASLAAELEQAFPGVEVGLIDSSGGVFEVTMDGRLIYSKKALKRHAEPGEVLRLAREAQG; encoded by the coding sequence GTGAAATTCACCATCCAGTTTTGCGTCGTTTGAAACTACCGGCCCCGGGCCGCCAGTTTGGCGGCCGAGCTGGAGCAGGCGTTTCCCGGAGTCGAGGTCGGTCTCATCGACTCCTCCGGGGGCGTGTTTGAAGTGACCATGGACGGTCGCCTCATCTACTCAAAGAAGGCGCTGAAGCGCCACGCCGAACCTGGTGAGGTGCTTCGCCTGGCGCGCGAGGCGCAGGGCTGA